The Branchiostoma lanceolatum isolate klBraLanc5 chromosome 7, klBraLanc5.hap2, whole genome shotgun sequence nucleotide sequence TGGAGACGACCACACCTTCTGCGGTTGGCAGAGACTTTATACAGATCATATATCAACAGCCAATATACCATATGGAAACGTTACAAATTGAATATTATGTTATATCATACTATATCATATTATGTTATCTTATGACTTTGTTGTCAGCATTACGTCTGTACATTTAACTCATAGCCTCTGGATGTGAGAATCCACTATAAATAATCAAGGATTTGCTGTAAAATTCGAAAAGATATACATATCAGTAAACTATGACATGCAGCGTTCACACATCATGTACTGTAGTCTCAATATAACTTGTTTGAAGAATTAAACATTTGTACTTATTTTTATTCCACCTTGTTCTTTGTGTCTCACTTGTCTGATGACTTCATATCACTTGAAGATTCAAGCTTTATGGCTTATCTTTAGACAACTTAGCATGAGCATaccaaatatttaaaaatacaGCCAGACATATTCAGGGTACATCGTCTATTCCGGAACTGTCTCTTCAATGCTGGCCACGACGGCGGAGAAAGCATGGAAGCCCGCGAAGTGAGAAGTAAGACTACCATCCCGTGTGTGCTGTGCCGGGGTGGGGTCTTGCTTCTTCCTTAGCGGCTTTACAACACAACGATGGACGGCGATGCAGTGAACTCAGTATTAAAACTAGTTGGAAATCATAATCGCCATTTCATTTGACATACACAACAGTTACAGTACATCATGAAATTTTTACATAGTCTCACTTCATGCAAGATTTACGTACTGTCtaaaattgtaacgttacaagccATCCATATATCCAACTACATATGCCGGAAAAGTGCCCTATCATCAATCATTCACAATGTTTCAGCTCAATCCGTGTGAAGGAAATAGAGTATGTGTCACTCTCTGAGTTAGGATCATAGTTCATTCtaataaagctacatgtattgccATATTGAGAGATCTCTTAAGTAGTGAAAGTAgactgaagatgatgatgatgacaacgatgatgatgatgacggcgatgatgatgatgatgatgatggcggtGACGGAAACGCCCaacaaagaaatgtttgtaCATCTTCTTACATATGAGACATACCGTACATAAATAAAGACTTTTCCCTGAAGATTTCAACCTTTTTTCACCATTTCAATAGCAATATTGAGTTTGTAGTGCATATTACATAATCAACGCACCAAACGACATATAACGTTAGTCCCTTGTACGGTCGGGTACGTCAGATTACTTTCCATAGATCGATATAGAATTATTCTTAAATAATCTAAAAGTTTCTATACAGTACCATAATACACTATATCTTGTACAATTGTAGTACAATTGAATATTCGCTTGCAAGAAATGATGTTGAATTAACATTAGAATATATGTTGTATTTTCCTCAAAACGGCACTCacttgtatgtttgtatgttcatATGTATTTTGCCATTGCCCATTGGTCGAAGGAAGCAAATAAATATCACATCACCATAGACTTGCAGCACAGTACACATAATTGAGATTTTACAAACATTGACCATGAGAGTGGTAAAAAGTTCTGCTGCGttggccgggaatcgaacccggatCTACTGCTTGGAAGGCAACAATGCTGACCATTACACCACCAACGCTCGGCGATGTGACATGTGCTATCTGATACAACCAAACTCGATGTAGGTTATGTAACTCAGTGTATGTGAAACTGGTCTGTTTCGTGAGAAGGTagagaaataaaatgaaaaacacTGAGGACCTCTGTGAATTTTAGTATTTGATAAAATTTGAGAAAGAATGGTAGCAAGAAATAATGGGGCCGAGAAAACAACACAGTCCAACGCAACGTTGCAATTGCTGTGCATCAAAGGACCATAAGTTATAACCATACAAACTCCCCATAAATTCCATTTTCTTGTAGaagtaaaacataaaaaaatgctATTTGGTCTAAATATTCAAGTAATTCAAAAAAGTAATTGGCATTTCAAGTGGCAGTTTCATTGCTTACGTTAGTTGTTAACGTCTGACATTCAATCAGGACGGAAGTCATTCAAATCACGAATATCTCTGGTAATGCATAAAAAGCTTTGACAATCCTCCCGACACAGCCCGTACGTTGAAGAACACAAGAAGACTTGCTTACGTGGCCGTGCAAATGTACAGGCGGATATACAGCGACAACATCCTGTGTCATCAGgggtaggtcaaaggtgaaaccaCCAAGCGAGAGGCAACACCGAAGGACAGAAAATTCAAATCTACGTCGGTCCTCTCATAACTCcacagaaaaaagacaaaacaacatGGACTCAACTTCAAGTCAGGAACAGCCTCTTGGATTACAAGGTGATGATTACTGTTTGTTATTAACGCAGCTTTTCTGTTTGAAGGAATGTGGGGTTTTAGCTACCAAAGctacgtggggaggggggcagataaACAGACATGTCGTATGATCGAATACTTACTTTTTACgtattttttgtttatttgaatgaGGAGAGATAAACCATAGCTAGCGTCATTGGTAGCGATACAAACTCCTGATCTTTAGACATCGTTCCGTTAGTTCTGGAAGTTGATTTTGTAGCAACGttactgtaactgttgttgtcACACTTATCCTCcaaaaaaatatcatatctAACTTGGGCGACCTCTAGAAGGCGCCAGGGCTGAAGGTCTTACAGAACTGTCGTCTAACCCACGAACTTTTCAAGTTAGGAACAGGCAAAAACCCTTACTTGGGAATCAGGCAGTGCCACAAAAAGATTTCCAGTCATtctccccaaaaaataaacttgAAAACTAACTAGTAAAGGAAAGGTAAAGCAATCGAATctcagactgaggatgaagcatgatgctctttcattagctagtagtgcaaaaTTATGCGGCTTTGCTATGGGTTACGTATTTGGCCAAGTGCACTGTGTCACCCCTAggcctactcttctcgataggtgtgttgggttcttttacgtgcagaggcttgacgcttgaggcatatgcctgaagctccctcatacacggggccgccagctgtacatcaccatccaaaatgatgaatgcaattccttacaacatgtctgagcaGGAGTCGACCCTAGAATCAAACTCAGGCCCACGGATCCAcgaaatttgatccagatggccaaGCAACAGGGTTACGTTACCACTTGCGCCATGAGAACTTGATACTATACTGACATGAAATTTAAACTTATAAAATGTTGCCTGATCAGTGATGATTAACCTTACCATCATTCTACTCACTACTGtaagttgttttcatttttagaagatatcaaacatttgcatattgATTCTGCTCAACAGGGACTTATGGACATCCCAGTGTCAGTAGACAAACCTGGTGCGACCTAGCTACGCATGTCTGTAGCCGCTATGCATCAGTTCCTGATGCTCgcgaatgatgatgatggtgtcacctcacagaaGATGAACTGATCTGAATTGCATTTTGGTGCTtaacacaacatttctgtgtTCTTTCTCTAGGTCCGATGAATATAGCACAGGACATCCACATCTGCGGGATATGTAAACACCAGTTCACCGACATCGAGGTCTTCCTCGCTCACAAGCGCAGCTGTACGCCGCCGAACGTCCGCGTTTCTGTCGAGAGTTTATTACAGCAAGTACCAACCATAGCCACAACTCCAGTCAGCCTCACACAAAACTTTACCATAACAAACAATCTACCACCAGCTAGCAATGAAACCCTTTCTACTGCAGGTAGCACAGTGCCTACGATATATCTCACTACTACTAATGGGACAAATCACACAGCAGGAAATGTAGTCTCCTCTGCAAAAACTCCAGCACGAACTAAACCGACGGTGGAGAAGAAGTTCAAATGTCAGTACGAGGGTTGCTCCTTCACGACGGCGTACAACAAAGACTTGGATCGGCATGTGAGGTCACATACAGGTTGTAAACCCTTTTCGTGCAGCGTCTGTCAGAAGGCCTTCAATCGCAGGGATAAGTTGAAACAGCACCTGAGGGTACATAGTGGGGAAAAGCCATACGCCTGTTCACGGTGCAGCTATGCAGCAGCAGATAGCAGCAGCCTTAAGAAGCACGTAAGAACTCACACAAACGAGCGACCTTTCAAGTGCCAAATCTGTCCGTACGCGAGTCGGAACTCAAGTCAGTTGATTGTCCATTTGCGTTCACACACGGGAGACTGTCCCTTCCACTGCCAGCTGTGTGAGGCCAAGTTTAAGATTAAGTCTGACCTCAAGAGacacatgaggactcacacGGGCGATAAACCATATAAATGTGACCTGTGCGACTATCGCTGCGCCATGAAAGGTAATCTGAAGGTTCACGTGCGGAACAACCACGGTCCGTGCAGGCTGTCCTGCCCGCAATGTCCGCAGACATTCCAAAACAAAGCCCAGCTACGTGCACACTTAAAGACACACCAAGAGGTAAGGACGGAAGCATCTTCTCTTTCTGTCTCAGAAAAACCTACCTCCAAGGAGTACCAGAAGAAGTGCCAGTATTGTAGCTATGAGTCGAGACATCTTGCAAACGTGAGAAATCACATTAAGAAGCACCACAGTGACACAGCAAGGCATAGTCAGAACAAGGGGCAGGGGAAAAACAACACCGAGTCCAACAGTGTCAAACAGGTCAAGACAAGACAGGGAAGTGCCAATCTCTTAAGATGGGGGAGTAAGAAGCCGTTCTCTTGTAACATCTGTAAGGAGTCGTTTGTGAGAGAAGACTCCTTGAGGAGCCACATGAATCAGCACAAGGAGGTACAGGACACCTTACAGACCACTGCTCTGGCTGTGTTAAAGCTGCAGGAGGTACCATCACAAGGCAGGGGTGGACAGGGTAGGGGAGAGGAGCAGGATTCTAGGGAGACTGAGGAAAACACACAGCCCTGCTCTAAAGGTATGGGGATAGGGAGGGGTAGTATAAAATTTTATGCAGCACAAATCAAGCTCATTTTTTTTACGTTGCTACCTAAGTATGTATACAATATGATAATAGTGCATACAGTACATTCACAATTTACTGAGAATTTAAATACCAGTACTAGTTATACCTGACTGATGTGACAGGCAGCATGTAAAATACAGTATACATATCATTTTCTTGCTCTGAACATACCTTTTTCTTTATGGTATATACATGCATGCTCAGAAGAAACACACTAAACAACACAACTCTTAACTGtgaacaaaaagacaaacatgTCTTTTCACACAATATAATGTACAGAAAGGATACGAAGCATACACATGGAAAGTTTTTACTAATACGTATATTACAATATTTGTCACCAGTACATGGTCAATTGAAACTTAAATTGTGCAAAGATATGTGCCAAATGTGCAATGATAATAGTGGACGCAAAATGTTCATTGCTAGTTTCTGATATTTTTGATCGTTGATAATTCTTTCTCTTCAGATTCCAGAGGTTTGTCTTTTGTTACGTCGTCAGGAAGCAGTCGTATGTCCGTCCCTGAGAACGAGCCGGCTGTGACAGTCCAGCCAGCAAACACCGTGACCATCCTCACCCCAGATGGAGCAGCAGAGATTGTATATCCTGTCATGACTACCTACCTGGAGCAAGGTACAGAAGGGCTGCTTACTGGTACCAAGTACTGATACAATACCCACAAAAATCTTTTACGTACAGGTCCAACATTATAGTACATGAATGTACCGGTACTGTTCCTGAAGCACTTTGGACAGTCAAGtactttttgaatttttttacctAAATATGTGTTATTTCTACCACAAAGATGAATAGGTTTGGAAAAGGATATCGAAATTGTATGGGCGTTGAAATCAGTGCCTTCTTTGATTTGATATCCTCTCAAAAGGATGGGTTATCTGGATAAGATACATGAAGACTACATAAACATTCTGTTTACTGTTTATTTATGGTTCTAACATCAATGAAGACCACAGGACTTTGTCAaatagttcaggtacaggtacagatacaggtccGGACTGTAGTACCTGATattatgtttaggtacacagtcGTAAGTACAGCCCATATGTCAGggaattatttgtttgttaattcATACAACCACTAAAATTCTTGAGGTGTGACATACCAGACCAGTTTATCATATCAAGTATAAGTGATGTAAGACCAGACAGATAGGACTGATCCACTCTCACCAGTAAGTATGGTGGGTTATTCAacatggctctcctcaaacactagACCtttggctttacgtcccatccaagaggacatcCATAACAAAAGCTAGATACTATTTGTATTTTCAACcaagtcgagtgaggaaattgatTGTGGCTAAGGCAGGGGTTGTAAATAATCAGATTAGAATGATCTGAGACTTGAAAATAATGGTTGTTGTCAAAGAGTCATGCACCAAAGACAATCAAGTATCTGAAATTCTGAATGGGACATTTGTTGCCAGTGCCACTCATCCGAAGTGCCATGTATTTTAATAATGTTTGCATTTCTATTTGTTAAACAGATAGTCCACTGATAACCCTGGACAAGAGAACAATAGGCATCAGTGATGAGCACCTCCCTCCCAGGATAGAGAGCTCTCAGCTGCTTCAAGCCCCCCTGGCCGGACCTGGCATGGAGAACACCTATCAACTCATCCAGGTGGAGACTGTG carries:
- the LOC136439408 gene encoding uncharacterized protein, with translation MDSTSSQEQPLGLQGPMNIAQDIHICGICKHQFTDIEVFLAHKRSCTPPNVRVSVESLLQQVPTIATTPVSLTQNFTITNNLPPASNETLSTAGSTVPTIYLTTTNGTNHTAGNVVSSAKTPARTKPTVEKKFKCQYEGCSFTTAYNKDLDRHVRSHTGCKPFSCSVCQKAFNRRDKLKQHLRVHSGEKPYACSRCSYAAADSSSLKKHVRTHTNERPFKCQICPYASRNSSQLIVHLRSHTGDCPFHCQLCEAKFKIKSDLKRHMRTHTGDKPYKCDLCDYRCAMKGNLKVHVRNNHGPCRLSCPQCPQTFQNKAQLRAHLKTHQEVRTEASSLSVSEKPTSKEYQKKCQYCSYESRHLANVRNHIKKHHSDTARHSQNKGQGKNNTESNSVKQVKTRQGSANLLRWGSKKPFSCNICKESFVREDSLRSHMNQHKEVQDTLQTTALAVLKLQEVPSQGRGGQGRGEEQDSRETEENTQPCSKDSRGLSFVTSSGSSRMSVPENEPAVTVQPANTVTILTPDGAAEIVYPVMTTYLEQDSPLITLDKRTIGISDEHLPPRIESSQLLQAPLAGPGMENTYQLIQVETVPVSKEGDNTPRTSHSTPLSSSSGQTTCTVERLQLPGSAADTDFVQTSTRALVTRTGFVPPPHGQSFVTTPSTSESCGLQQQGIVTSRQMSEVNNLILRTSDINRSISTTVHDQGLPNVMTIGQQFSDSLGGQPRSSGHSVMYTPALSSVITAPVFTHVPSFQSHISPDHSRTGRFVEPSQSRPPHSDLDIFHSGLVSAQLHPENSTTHFTNITLSQEYLPQIIPAQSLPLHNTTDCNPPTSRGTSILNLSVMREGSFQEDGVAGQDQSGHLQRMGHPGGDVHTQAEVNTDRLQGQANDNNFVVITSSQARQGSHTLG